The sequence GATTTAAACCCAGCTTTTTCTACCTGTTTTCTAAGTTCAATCTGAGAAAAGCCATTATGTACTTTTTCATGATTGATTTTTTCATTTTTATCAAAATCAACAACAACTAATTGTCCCTCTGCATTCAGTGCTTGATATAATGATTTCAGCAAATCGTGTGGATCAGGAACATGCAAAAAAACTAGAGAAACAACTATCAAATCTGCTTTTAAATTCATGGTGTTTCCATTTGAAAAACTACCTACTATCGTTTTAGCATTTGTTTGATTCATTTGCTCGATTTTTTGATCGACGACATGAATCATTGCTTTAGATGAATCTACAAATAAAATTTTCTCAAAAGCATCTGCGATTTGTAAGCCAATCAGTCCCGTACCACAGCCATAATCAAGTGCGATTTTGCCCGTAGTATCTTCTAGTTTTGTTTTGATTTCTTTTGTGATAACATCTGCTAACTCTAATTGTTTAAGAGAATCGTAATGTTGCGCGATCTGATCAAAAACAGTCATAGTTTACTTCCTCTCTTTGAATACTCTTCTCTAATAAAAAAGAAGCCCATTCGGACTTCTTTTTTATTATTTTTAAGCTGGTTCACCATAATCAACTGGTTTATCGAATTCTCCAGGTGCATCGTCATAGATATGTCCATAAACGATTACTGGCATTCCTGCATAAGAACCATTGAAGATTTGAGCAGCAGCTGCTCCAGGTGTATTAATACAACCATTACTACCAAAGTTTGTTTTATACGCTTCTTTGTTTCCGAAATATTCTGCTTTATAATCAGCATCATGAATTCCGATTTGTGTCACCACACCGCCGAAACTCTTCAATGGCATCCAATATTTTACTGGTACACTATATTTTGAGCCATCAAGCATTTCGCCTTCTAATTTTGTATCTGTATCTTTGTACAAAATCGTGTGGAAACCAGGAACAGTTGCTGTACCTTTATTGTAACGGCCAGTTATTACATCTGTTTCAACGACTTTTACGCCGCCTTTAAAGAAGTACATTTTTTGGTCGTTTAAGTCGATTTCTACATAATCTTTATCAACTGTTGAGGATTGGTTTACATCGCCATCGATCGGTACTGTGATTGTTTCAGTATCTTTATCACTATTGATTGCTTGAACAAGTAAGTCTCTTGTTTGAGGCATGTTGATATCCCAACCGTAACTGCCATTATTTTTATACTTTGTTGTTACACCATGAACATTTTTGAAGATGATTGGTTTAAAAATTGAACCATATTTTTGATTTGTTTGTTCTACCCAAGCATAGACTTTATTGGGATCAACATTTCCACTTTCATCAATAAAGGATTGTATTTCTTCTTTAGTAAGGGCTAATTTCTCACCATTGATATCAAGTGTGATTGCTTTATTTTCTTTTTTCGACAACACGGTTAGTTTTTCTTGCAGCCCTTTGTCGTCTTTGGTGATCGCAGGTTTTTGATAAAACTGTTTTACATCATATACATAGTTGCCTTTATTAGCGTCAACATCTTTTAGTACTTGATTCATTAAAGCTTCCTTGTCAACTGTTGTTCCAGTTTGTTCCGGTACAATCTGATAATTACCATCAACTTTTTCGATTCGAGCATCTTGACTTGGCGTCCCCTCTTCAAAAGTCAATGCATTTAATTTATTTTTCAATTCTGTTTTGTAGTCTTCATTGATTGGTAATTCGATTGAACGATCTCCAATATTTTGTTTTAAATACTCTTCTGTGATTTCATATTTTTCAGGTAATTCAATTTTTTCTTCTTTATCATTCACTTTGATCACAACAGATTCAGCTTTATTCAGTTCTGCCAGTTTCTTTTTCGCGTCTTTCGCATTTAATAAACTGATATCAACACCATTTGCCTTAGCTGTGATAAAGAAATGTGATTGAAAATAGACAAGTCCACCAGTAAACACTAATGCTAAACAAATCAGCACGCCGACTACTGGGACTAACCATTTTTTCTTTTTATTATTTGAGTGATTTTTATGTTGAGGTGCCCTTGTATTTTTTTCTGAGCGGCTAACTGATTCTTCGTTTTCCATTGAGCTATCTTCCTTTTTTTATGATTTATATGCTTACTTTGATTTAATGCTTTTCCCTGTTTTAGAAATAGAATTAAAAGGTTGATTCGGAAACCTTTATTTCTGAAGACCTTCAACTCTTAGAAGCTACCGTAATTTACTCCCACCGTTTATACGGATTCCATCTGATTGTTTTAAAATTTTTCTATTAGTTCTTACTTAGAACGTTTATTTTAAAGCTAGTTTAGTTAAATTTCCCTCAATCTTCAATAAATCTGCCTACATATGAGAAAAAATTCATATTTTTTATGTATAAATACTTAAATTTTAAACTTTTCTGATAAACAGGAAACAATGACCATCAAAGTTTGATACAGTGCACTTATCATTCTACCACACATCATGGAGAGGAAAAAAGACTATTTGACAATATCTTTGACAAAATTCTAATTTATTTACAATAAATTTTAAAATCACGTCCAAAGCTCACTCGTTTTGTCAAAAAGATGGAATTCATTTAATGACCTATCTTAGAATCCATCGTATACTTCATGACTTTTTCAGCCGTTCTTTGTTCATAGACAAAGTGATTCTTTTGTGAAACTATCCTAGCATAATAATCAAACTGCTTTTGTAATGAAAGCAACGCAGACCACGCTAATGGAATACTAGATACATCCATCGTTTTTAAGAGCTCTTTATATTGTTTATCCGCCAAATAATCAGGCAAATATTTGTAATTTTTCCCAACACTGAAATGATACCCCTGATCTGCTGCAACTTGCCAAGAAAGTAAACGTAAAAGTTCTTTCCGACAGTTTTCATTTAAATGATCTACGGCATAAAACATTTCATTACGGCATAAGCCTTTAACAACATACGTACTGACCCACCAAAATTCATTACAACAATCTGAAAATTCTGCTTGGCTAGGACGTTTGATCCAATAATCTTGATCGGTCGATTCTATTAATTTAGGTAGTAATTGTTCTTTATCTAATAAAATATCAGCTAAACAATCCCCTTCATTCCAAGTATTTGCCTGCTCCTTTGGACAAAGTGTCAGATCGATTCGATTGCCATCTTCAAATAACATTAAATAAGTAAATCTTCCGTTTCCTGTTGGTGGAAACAAAACCATCTCTTCTGGTGTCTGCATAATCAAACGAGGACCAAATCTATCGATCCATGATGGGTCATTGATAAATGATTGTACTGACTCCACTATATAAACAATATCATAATCCTGAAACAAATCTTTTGGCACTTTTTTATTGGTCCGTGAACCATTCATCCCCACGGCCAATACTCTAGGATCATTTTTTGCTGTATCTAAAATCACTTGGAACATCTCTTCTTCTGTTCTCATGCTGCACCTCTAATTTTTTCTCTTAGATAGAGTATAAGATAAATTAGACTACTATGTTATACTTTCTCTTAAAAACGTTAAAAAAACTTTAAAAAAGAAGCCACGATCACTATTCAATTTGTTTATCTACTACACTTGATAAGAAAGGTTGTGGTGTTATGAAATGGGTGAAACGAATTATGTTGATTATTATAGGTTTAGGAATTATTTACGTAGGTCTCGTTCTTTTCCTGATTTTAAGCGGAACAAAAGATCAACCAACAGCAACACCTGATACTGTACTGATTTTAGGTGCTCAAGTAAAAGGCACCTCAAAAGACAATGCTTATCCAAGTACCGTATTAAAAGAAAGACTAGATGCAGCAATTCCTTATTTAAAAGAGCATCCAACAGCCATAGCTATTGTTTGCGGAGGTAAAGGATCTGATGAACCTGATAGCGAGGCTAATGTAATGGCAGAATATCTAAGAGCTAATGGGATTTCACAAAAGCAAATTTTGACTGAAGATACATCTACACGTACGAAAGAAAATATTCAAAATGCACAAGAGAAACAAACCCTAGGAAATACCGTTATTGTTACAAGTGACTTTCATATGTACCGCTCAAAGTTGTTAGCAAAACGGCTAGGAATTACTGAAATAAGTGGACTCCCCGCAGTTTCTAAATCTTCAGCTAGATTTAAAACATATGTGAGGGAAGTTGTTGCTTTAGGATATGGTTTACTTTTTGACCATTGATTTTGCAGGTAAGTATAAGTCTCAATAACATAGATTGTTTATTTGACTCTCTGAAACAGCATATTTCAGTTCTTTTCCTATCCTTTTGAGAAAGCCGGGAAAAAAGCTAAAGATGTTATTCACCTAGAGGTTGGAAAGAAGTGTTTAACACCGAGGAACAAATAGGTATTGTGCACTATCGGTTCATTATATTCACTGTGTTTTACAACAATTCCAGCTTATTTCCGAAGCCTTCAAAATTTAGTATTTTAGCACTTAGAATTTGATGTGACCGAAGCGAAGCGTAGTAGTTGCTTCTGCTTCAACCGTTGTTTTAGATTCCTAGAGGCTGAGATATGACTTATCGCGTTATTTCTTAGCCTCTAGGTTCTTTTTTAGTTCCTCATATTTTTCCTGTTCTTTTTTTATTTTTTGATTAAAATAGAAAATGGTTCCTAAAATCACTGATAGGATCACCGCTCCTATTCCAACAACAACTGTCAAAGAAAACTGATTCTTGTAATCTGGAGGTAAGTTGGTAGCAGTCGCATTATATTTTTTAGCTTCTTTTTCCTTTATTTCGAACTTTCTTTCCCATGACCAATCTTTATATCCATCATTCACTTTAACCTTAACTATATAATTCCCCGCAACAAAAGGTTGTTCCTTTAAATCGATTTTATAATTGAAATTTGTATTCGGCGCCATCGTTAAGGATTCTTGATGATTTTCATAGCGAGGTTTTGTTTCATCTTCATAGTAAAGTTTTGCATCCACTTGTAGTTTTTTGATCATTGCAGCTTTTTTATTTTGAATATTCATAGTAACTGCATTATTACCATTTAGTTGTGTCACTTTTACTTCATTTAACGCTAATTCCGGCCTAACTTCCATATTTGTCTCACTTAGTAAAACACCCACAACATAAGAAAAACGATTACCAACCGCCAAAGCCCCCTCACTCTTTGCTTCTTTTTTTTCTTTTTGCTCGAAATAAAGCCCCCCTAGGACATATCCATCAAAAGAAGCTTTTGGAATATTTATGACGCATTCAACTATTTTATTAGATTTTTTTGGCAGAACAATCTCTTTAGGAATCGAGGCGATTTCATTGAATGTAAAAACTGCTGACGAATCCTTTTTTGCATCACTATAAGAGTAATCAACAATACCATTATCATTTGTGATCGCTGTATTAGCGGAAGCATAAACGATAATATCTTCGGCTGTATCATTTGTTAGCTCCACATTTAGCGTTTGGGTCTCACCAGGCATTACTCTTAAATCGTAATAACTAATTTCCTTACTACGTTGGTTGTCCGGTAAAATGGCTTTAACACTAAAATCGATTTCACTAGCATGACCGACTGACCCAACAATCAATGATAGCAATGAAAAAATAATAGTAACCAAAATTTCAGATAACTTTTTATTCATCGGCAAAACTCCTTTAAGACTCCTTAGAATTATACTGAAAAGAACACTATTCATAAAAAACAGGTTCTTCTCAGCATATCAACCTTATAATCACGCAATGTAAATCACAAAATCAGGTAACTTATCTATTACAAGGGACTATCGTTCAATGTCCAAGTAAGTGTAGTCTTGTATTGATTATTTGCAACTTTTGTTGTTGCATTAGGCACGGTCAATTTAGCACCTTGAGCCGCTCCAGCTCCTGATCCAAATGCAAGTGTCCAAGTTCCCATACCTGTAGAAAGCGCTACCGTAGCTACAGGAGAAGAAGCGGTGCCAGTGCGATCAATTCAGTAGAGTTTGGTGTTGCAGCTACTAAACTCATTTAAGCATTCGTTAACATAGCTTGTGTGCTATCCGCTGTTTGACATTGACCATTTTGCTTAACCGTTAGTTTCCATCCAAGGTTTAACCCACACTTGTCTGTTACTTAAGCATAGTTAGGAACATTAATCAACGTAGAAAGTGAATTTTCAACTTGATCCAGCTGAGCATAATAAGTAGCATCTGTCGTTTGAATCACTTTCGTACCAAAATGAAAATTAGATACATAATCCAAACTCAATGGTCCAACTGTTCCCGGTTGATGAGGGTCATTTGGATTAGGAGTAACAGGCGAAGTAGTATCCGTTGGATTGATGGGCGGTGTTATGGTTGTATCTTGTGAGAAACTAATATCTGCATTTGGTGTCAAAGAACCTACGATCTCTTTTATGTTTACGTCCTTCTTTCAATGTTTTATTTTAACTTCTTATTTTTGTAAGAAGTTAAAGCTAAATTATAAAGGAGCATCTGATAATATCCATTGCAGTTGTGCTGTATATGATTCATTTACATTGATATTTACGCTAGGAGTAAGATTTAAAAACACACCATTTTGCTGATTCCACGAGATAACGACATTGTTATTATCAGGAGAAGTATATGCAAAAGCTTCTGAAGCAATGCTCGTTATTGGCGCATTTTGTCCATTTTTCCGATAAATAAACGCTTGATTGATTGTTTTATTTGTTGTTGTGGATTTCATCGGCTGGTTTTCTCTGACAAGTAAGTGCCACTGACTTTTGGCTACTCGACCGTCTGCCACAATCAAAGAAGTATCCACTATACTTGGACTATAAGTTGTTGTTTTCGTTGGCACAGGAATGCTTTTAAACGAAATTTGTTGTGGCGATTGAACAAAGCGTAAAGTCCCGTCCCCTACTGATATCGAGTTAGCAGTATTTTTAGGCGTAAATCCTACGTTACCACCGTCGGATCCACCAACAATACTGAAAAAAGGCAACGATTGTCCAGTCATATTTTGAGCGACAACTCCTGTATACTGCAGTTTAAAACTGGTATTCGGCTGCGTAAAATTATTTACAGGAAGAGTATTTTGATAATACCAATACTGCATATTTAAATTAGAGTCTGTTAAAAGCTGTGTTCCTAAGACTGGTGTTTGTACGCCCGTATTTGAGGTTCTAATCAATGTTACTGGACTTAGTTGCGTTATTCCATTTGGAACGTAAGCTTTTAGCATCTGCTGACTCCAAGTTGCGGGCTGATTTGTCAACGTTGTGATTAATGTATAACGAATAGTTTGCCCTGTAACAACAGATGGAGCTGCTTCCCAATTTCCTTGTGCATTTAGTCTTTCAATTGTCTGTACAACTGCAATAGCTGGAGTTAGATAGGGAATTGTTTGATTGTAATTTGTGCTTGTCACTAAAACTGAACCAGTTCGGTTACTTAATCCTTGAACTGATAAACTGACAGTTTCTCCACCAGTAAACATCGGTAAATTAGAAAACTGAAAACTACCGTTTGCATTCAATGGTGTAGTGTAAATAGTTCCAGTATTTATTTGCAGTGCTACTTGATAAGTTCCTGCATTCGTTTGTACTGCAGTACCCGAAAGCTGAGTCGCACCTGCTGTTGCTATGATAGATGTCACTGGCTTGATTGGCCAACTAACAGCTTGAATAGCAGAAGATGGACTTTGGATATAATTACTTGTTGTCTTTGATTGCGCAATAATAAGTGCTGAAATACTATCACCATATTGTAAAGCTGACGCTAAAACTGTGCTGAATTTTCCAGCCGCATCAACTGGTATACTGTTAATAATTATTGGTGCAGAGGTTCCATCAGAACGTGTAATCGTCAATTGAACAGTATAAGTATACGCACTATTTTGTGTTTGTTGGATACTACCACTCACAGTCGATTGTAAATTTAGGAGTGGACTATTTAAAATAGGGGCTGTAACGTTTGGAACACCTGTCCCTATCGACATTGAAGGCAGTGCAATGACGCCTGACTGCGAAACATTTCCTAAAACTAAATTTATAATGTTCAAGCCATCCGTTGATGAACCAAATACCCCTTTAATAGGATAGTTTATGCCATTGCTTGCTGGGGGAATCGTAATGCCATTTTGATACAATGCTGCTACGTCAAAACTAAAACTAACTGCCCAGCGACTGAGACCTAATAAACTTACAACATTAGTAGGAAATGTTACATATACTGAATTATAAGTACTACTATACGCCAAAGAAAACCCCCGCGTAGTATCATGAATATCATACGATCTACTTCCAACTAGTGCAGCTGGAAGTGTCACAGTTCCTGTGAGTAATGATAAAAAACTCTGTTGCTTTGCTGTACTGCCATTGATTTGATTCGCTATTTCAGCAGGTAACTGGAGTATGATTAGAGGTTGTCCACCTAATGATAAATCTAGCGTAGGCGTATAAGTATATGTCATTGTGATAACAGATTGTCCATTACTTCCAGTAGCGTATGTTCCACTAAGGGCACCTGACCCTACTGTAACCAAACGTTCTTGGATGTCCCTCGTCATTTCGGACTGTCCATTATCAATTTCTTCTTCTGAAAAAACTTGATATCCATCGATTGGTAGTATGCCAAGCATCAATCCTACCAAAAATAGAAATAACCATTTACGTTTCACATTAGCGCCCCCCATTGACTAGCGATTATTTAATAGATTCAGCTTTCAATACTATAAATAATAAAAAAATATAATTTAAAAATTATTTTATGTAAAAAAAAGGAACAAAAAAACTTATTTCGTTACATTGATTCTATACTCCGACCTAAATAAAGTAAAATATTTGCGATTGCTGTTTTATAGCAATTCGTTTAAAAATAGTGAGAGGTAAATATAAAACCTTAATCAAGTATTTGTCGAACATTTCATTTCCATTTTTCTATTGTCTTATCAAGGTTAAATTCTCAAATATTTCGTTAAAGATCGAAATATTTGAGAATTCAAAACAAAAGTGCTATTATATTATTGTTCTTAGTTTTTTCATATTGTGTTTCCCTTCATATAGTGTGTGTATGAAGGGTTTTTTTATGCAGAAATAAAAAAGAACCCTTAATAACTAAGGATTCTCTCTTTCTTACTCACCTAAATCAACGTTATGATAAACCTTTTGAACATCATCAAGATCTTCTAAAACATCAATCATTCGTTCGAATTGCTCTAAATCTTCTCCAGTTAATTCTACGTCATTTTGTGCAATCATTTCTAATTCTGCTACTGAAAATTCTTCGATTCCTTTTTCTTTTAGCACTTCTTGCACTGCATGTAAGTCTTCTGGCTCTGTATAGACAATGATTTGGCCTTCTTCTTCTGTAACATCACGAACATCAATGTCTTTTTCCATCAGATATTCAAGAATTTCATCAGCGTCATCCCCTGCAAATCCAATCACACCTGTATGGTCGAACATATAAGCTACAGCACCGCTGACCCCCATATTTCCGCCATTTTTACCAAATGCCGCACGTACATCCGAAGCTGTACGGTTTACATTATTTGTCAATGCATCCACGATGACCATTGAACCGTTTGGACCGAATCCTTCATAACGTAATTCAGAATATTGTTCATCACCAGAACCTTTGGCTTTTTCGATTGCTCGATCAATGATATGTTTTGGAACATTATATGTTTTTGCGCGCTCGATAACAAACCGTAATTTCTGATTTGCTTGAGGGTCAGGATCACCCGATTTCGCTGCTACGTAAATCTCAATTCCGAATTTTGCATAAACTCGGCTGTTATTTGCGTCTTTGGCAGCTTTTTTCTCTTTAATATTTGCCCACTTACGACCCATATTCTCACTTCGCTTTCATTCATTATTATTTTTGATTGTAGTGCCTTTCTCATTATACTTGGCAAACGGACTTTTGTTAAGTGTTTTTTGCTTTTAAGAGATACGAATTGGAAAACGACCAAAACTTTGTTCTAAAATATTAGGGTCGCCTAACTGATAAAGCTGATTGCTGCGAATATCTAATGCTAATTGAGAATTCAAACTCTTGGACACTTTTGTGATTAGAGGCAATACCAGATTCTTTTTTTCTTCTCGTAAAAACCGTTGTCCTTGCTCAGTAAATCCCAGAACTTGTAAATGACTATGATTCCAAGAATTTTCTATTTCCTGTTGTTTCACATTATTTAAAACGTATGTCGCAAGGCGCTGCAAACGAGTCCATGTATAGCGTTTTGTTTTTGCCTGTTCCATAAAAGTTTGAAAAGAGTCAGAGGTTTTAGCCGCTTCTTGTAGGCGATATTCGATGCCTTCTTTCATTTGATAAATCGTTTGTAGTTCTTTAATTGAGCTACTGATCAATTTATACTTTAATAATGGCCAATAATCTTCCCAAGAAACGTTCGGTGATTCCACCAAATCGATTGCTACTTGCTCTGGTAGTACTTGTTTGATCTGATCTAATTTTTCTGAGAACACCGCTTTTCTAATTGCAGTGGCACTAGCAAAATCTTGATATATGTTTGTGTCATGATAGCCTGCTTGTTCCCGTTTTAAAGGATATAACGTCATTGGGTTTTCATACGTAGCATTTTCTTTAGCATAACTTAATCCTAAAATATGATTAGGTGAAGAAAAATCCAAGCCACTTTTAGGATACAGTTTACGAAAAACCTCTGTCATTTGTTGCGGATAACTCATACCGTTGTTTTTAATTTGTTGATACGTTTGATCGATCTCTGTCTTGTTCATATTCACAAACTTCCCAAACAGTTCATAATCCATCTCTGTTTGATGATCAGTGCCAAAACACACTGCATCACAATGTAACGTCTGAAGTAGCTTGATGCCACCTGCAGCAAAGTAATCTGCTGATTGTACAGCATACGCAAACGGCAATTCAATAACTAAATCGACACCATGACTCAAGGCTTCTTTGGCTCGTGTCCATTTGTCGATAATAGCAGGTTCACCTCGTTGTAAAAAATTTCCACTCATCACAGCAATTATAACATCTGCTCCACTCATTTCTCTCGCCATTTTTGCATGGTACTGATGTCCGTTATGAAAAGGATTGTATTCAACTATAATACCGCAACTTTTCATCTTTATTCTCCTTTGTCCAGATCGTTTCTATTAGAGCTCCATCATACCATGTTTATTTTATTACTGAAACAAAAGAAAAATAAGCGGGCAAAACGTTGAAAAGTTCTGCTCCACTCATTTTTTAAATTATTTTTTACAAACAAAAAACCAACGTTTGCTTTCTTCTGTAGGTGCAACATCCTCGAAATCCGCATAGACTTCGACATTCATGAAACCTGCACTTTCAAGCATCATCAGATAGTTTTCCATTGTATAAGTACGTTCTTGATGTAATTCATCTTGACGGATAAATACTTCATCACTTTCATGCTCTTTTACAAAGAATGTTAGAAAGTGTTCAATACTATGCTCTTTTTCACCAGGATAACTATCCCACAAAAAGGCAAATTCTTCTGTTTGGTAATGATAACTGTATTCTGGAAACACTTTGTCTACTTGGTAAACCGAATGAACATCAAAAATAAAGACGCCTTCTTCTTCTAACGCTTGGTAGACATCGTCAAATACTTGTTGGACTTCCTGACGATTTGCCATGTAACACAGCGAATCGGAAAAACAAGTAATCGCATGGTATTGCCCCATTTCAGATAAGTCCATCATGTTCCCTTGTACAAACTGAACATGAACTTCTTCTTCAGCAGCTCGTTTACTGGCCATCATCAACATTTCTTCTGACAAATCCAATGCTGTTACTGTAAACCCAGCTTTTGCAAAATTCACAGCTAGCGCTCCAGTCCCACAAGCCATTTCCAAAACATCCATTTTTCCTTCTGGTAAATGACGTTTTGAAAATTCTAGCCACTGATCATACAAGCTATCATCCATTACTTCGTCGTAAACAAAAGCAAATGTTTCATATGCCATATTACTCGACCCAAGCGTGAAGATCAACCATTGGCGCATCTGACCAAAGTTTTTCTAAATTGTAAAATCCACGTTCTGCGGATTGGAAGACATGAACAATGATATCACCTAGGTCGATCAATACCCATTTACCGCCATCTTTTCCTTCAATACGTTTCACTTCTACATCTGCTTCTTCTTCTTTTTCAATAATTTCTTCCACAATGGCATTGATTTGACGTTCACTTGTAGCTTGGCAAATCATAAAGTAATCTGCTAAAAGTGAAATTTCATGCACATCTAAAGCGACAATTTCCTCTGCTCTTTTTGAATCTGCTGCTTTTACAGCGATTTCTAAAATCTGTTGACTATCTATGATGGTTTCCTCCCATTAGTTAATTAAAATTTTTGATTTTGTTTCTCATTCGATACTGAACAAGCTCAGTCAGCTTTTCCTTGCTCTAGCTTCTTGAGCTAGCATCTTGGAAAAAAGATGAATTCTGTTTGTGACAAATAGAGTCACTTACAGTATTCCCTATTTTTCTGTCAATGCTAACCGAGCTCAGTCAGCTTTTCTTACTACCCAATAATTATATGTTTCAATCGTCTTCGGATAAATTTTTCGTTCCTGTTCAATAAGATGCAACAATGTGTGTTTTGTTTCATATGCAACTGCTTCATCTAAATCAACCAAAGCCAATTCCCGTGCTTCTTTTACACCTGGAAAGTTTCGACCTGGTTCAATATAATCAGCGACATAAATGATTTTATCCAACAGACTCATTTTAGCCGCACCTGTCGTATGCAGACGGACTGCTTCTAAAATCTCTTCGTCATTGATTCCTAGCTCTCTTTGAACCATACTAGCACCAACAAGACCGTGCCAAATTGCATTGCCATAATTCAACAGATCTTGATCATAACCATCCCGTTGGATAATCATTTCAAACTCTTCATCTGGACGTTCTTTCGCATAATCATGAGTCAAGGCAGCAATACTTGCCTTTTCTTTAGAAGCACCATATTTAGCTGCTAAAGCTATGGCCATTTCCTCTACACCTAAAACATGTTGAAACCGCCGTTCACTCATATGCATCTGAACTTCTTGCATCAATTCTTCGCGTTTAAACGATGTATATTGTCCGCTAAAATCCATCTACATACAGCCCCTTCTCTTCTATATAGTGTATCACACTATCAGGCAATAAGTAGCGCGTAGAACAACCATTTTTGATCTTTTCCCGAATCATTGTTGAACTAATATCCA is a genomic window of Enterococcus haemoperoxidus ATCC BAA-382 containing:
- the rsfS gene encoding ribosome silencing factor — its product is MLEIAVKAADSKRAEEIVALDVHEISLLADYFMICQATSERQINAIVEEIIEKEEEADVEVKRIEGKDGGKWVLIDLGDIIVHVFQSAERGFYNLEKLWSDAPMVDLHAWVE
- the yqeK gene encoding bis(5'-nucleosyl)-tetraphosphatase (symmetrical) YqeK, coding for MDFSGQYTSFKREELMQEVQMHMSERRFQHVLGVEEMAIALAAKYGASKEKASIAALTHDYAKERPDEEFEMIIQRDGYDQDLLNYGNAIWHGLVGASMVQRELGINDEEILEAVRLHTTGAAKMSLLDKIIYVADYIEPGRNFPGVKEARELALVDLDEAVAYETKHTLLHLIEQERKIYPKTIETYNYWVVRKAD